The following proteins come from a genomic window of Theileria equi strain WA chromosome 2 map unlocalized gcontig_1105316255037, whole genome shotgun sequence:
- a CDS encoding ribonucleoside-diphosphate reductase small chain, putative (encoded by transcript BEWA_037980A): MTPSTLTLEMKANEADEFLLNPDPLRIGLYPIKFPDFWEWYKKAQASFWTAEEIDFSLDLAHWNKLTSDERHFISNVLAFFAASDGIVLENLALKFLRDVKLPEAQSFYSFQIAVENIHSETYSLLIENYIKDEAERTRLFRAIDTIQAVKDKANWAAKWITENNAFAERIVAYAAVEGILFSGSFCALFWLKKRGLMPGLTFSNELISRDEGLHADFGCFIYQNLKHKLPNEAVQQIIKEAVIVERSFICDSLPCDLIGMNSQLMIQYIEFVADRLLKLLGVPPVYNVTNPFDWMDLISVQGKTNFFEKRVGEYQKAGIMANQNEQKFSTDIEF, from the exons ATGACACCTAGCACTTTGACTTTGGAAATGAAAGCCAATGAGGCTGATGAATTTTTATTAAATCCGGATCCATTAAGaatt GGTTTGTATCCAATAAAATTCCCAGATTTCTGGGAATGGTACAAAAAGGCACAAGCTTCCTTTTGGACTGCCGAAGAAATCGATTTTAGTTTGGATTTGGCACACTGGAATAAGTTGACATCTGATGAACGTCATTTCATTTCGAATGTTTTGGCATTTTTTGCTGCGAG TGATGGAATTGTCCTCGAAAATTTGGCACTGAAGTTTCTCAGAGATGTTAAACTCCCTGAAGCTCAAAGTTTTTATTCGTTTCAAATAGCCGTGGAAAATATCCACTCAGAGACTTACAGCCTGCTAATTGAGAATTATATCAAAGATGAGGCCGAAAGGACTAGATTATTCCGAGCAATAGACACGATTCAGGCCGTAAAGGATAAAGCTAATTGGGCAGCTAAATGGATCACTGAAAATAATGCATTTGCTGAGAGAATT GTTGCATATGCTGCTGTTGAAGGAATCCTATTTTCTGGGAGTTTTTGTGCGCTATTTTGGCTGAAAAAGAGAGGTTTGATGCCAGGACTTACTTTTAGTAATGAACTTATATCAAGAGATGAGGGATTGCATGCTGATTTCGGATGTTTTATCTATCAAAATCTAAAGCATAAGCTTCCTAATGAAGCCGTTCAGCAAATCATCAAAGAGGCAGTTATCGTTGAACGTAGTTTTATTTGTGACTCGTTGCCATGTGACCTTATTGGAATGAATTCAC AACTTATGATACAATATATTGAATTTGTCGCCGATCGCTTGCTAAAACTACTGGGAGTTCCACCAGTTTACAATGTTACAAACCCATTCGATTGGATGGATCTTATTTCTGTTCAG GGAAAAACAAATTTCTTCGAAAAACGTGTAGGAGAATATCAAAAGGCTGGTATTATGGCAAACCAAAATGAACAAAAATTTTCCACAGACATAGAATTTTAA
- a CDS encoding elongation factor Tu family member (encoded by transcript BEWA_037990A): MGKEKTHINLVVIGHVDSGKSTTTGHLIYKLGGIDKRTIEKFEKESSDMGKGSFKYAWVLDKLKNERERGITIDITLWKFETGKYYYTVIDAPGHRDFIKNMITGTSQADVAMLVVPAEAGGFEAAFSKEGQTREHALLAFTLGVKQMICAINKMDKCDYKEDRYSEIQKEVCGYLKKVGYNVEKVPFVPISGFVGDNMIDRSDKMPWYKGKILVEALDLMEPPKRPVDRPLRLPLQGVYKIGGIGTVPVGRVETGQLKAGMILTFAPNPITTECKSVEMHHEVVEVAVPGDNVGFNVKNVSTSDIRAGHVASDSKNDPAKETVSFHAQVIVLNHPGTIKAGYAPVVDCHTAHISCKFDEITSRMDKRTGKTLEENPKTIKNGDAAMVTLKPNKPMVVETFTEYAPLGRFAVRDMKQTVAVGVIKTVEKKEPGSSAKITKSAAKAAKK, from the coding sequence ATGGGTAAGGAAAAGACTCATATTAACTTGGTCGTCATTGGCCACGTCGATAGTGGTAAATCCACAACCACTGGTCACTTGATTTACAAGTTGGGTGGTATTGACAAGCGTACCATCGAAAAGTTCGAAAAAGAATCCAGCGATATGGGTAAGGGTTCCTTCAAGTACGCTTGGGTCTTGGACAAGCTCAAGAACGAACGTGAGCGTGGTATCACTATTGATATTACCTTGTGGAAGTTCGAGACAGGCAAGTACTACTACACTGTCATTGACGCTCCTGGACATCGTGATTTCATTAAGAACATGATTACTGGTACCTCTCAGGCTGATGTTGCTATGCTTGTTGTCCCAGCTGAGGCTGGTGGTTTTGAGGCTGCTTTCTCCAAGGAAGGTCAAACCCGTGAGCATGCCTTGTTGGCCTTCACTCTTGGTGTGAAGCAAATGATTTGCGCTATCAACAAGATGGACAAGTGCGACTACAAGGAGGACCGTTACAGCGAAATTCAAAAGGAAGTTTGCGGTTACTTGAAGAAGGTCGGATACAATGTTGAGAAGGTACCATTTGTCCCAATTTCTGGTTTTGTTGGTGACAACATGATTGACAGGTCCGACAAGATGCCATGGTACAAGGGCAAGATTTTGGTTGAGGCTTTGGATTTGATGGAGCCACCAAAGCGTCCTGTTGACAGGCCACTTCGTCTCCCATTGCAAGGTGTATACAAGATTGGTGGTATTGGCACTGTCCCTGTTGGTCGTGTTGAGACTGGTCAATTGAAGGCTGGTATGATTTTGACCTTTGCTCCAAACCCAATTACAACTGAGTGCAAGTCCGTTGAAATGCATCACGAAGTTGTTGAGGTTGCTGTACCTGGTGACAACGTTGGTTTCAATGTAAAGAACGTCTCCACCTCCGATATCCGTGCTGGACATGTTGCCTCTGACTCTAAGAACGACCCAGCCAAGGAAACTGTTTCCTTCCACGCTCAGGTCATTGTTCTCAACCACCCCGGTACTATCAAAGCTGGTTATGCTCCCGTTGTTGATTGCCACACTGCTCATATTTCCTGCAAGTTCGATGAAATCACTTCTCGTATGGACAAGCGTACTGGTAAGACCCTTGAGGAGAATCCCAAGACCATCAAGAATGGTGATGCTGCTATGGTTACCTTGAAGCCAAACAAACCTATGGTTGTCGAAACCTTCACTGAGTACGCTCCACTCGGTCGTTTTGCTGTCCGTGACATGAAGCAAACCGTCGCTGTTGGTGTTATCAAGACCGTTGAGAAGAAGGAACCTGGATCATCCGCCAAGATCACCAAGTCAGCTGCTAAGGCCGCCAAGAAGTAA
- a CDS encoding glutamyl-tRNA synthetase, putative (encoded by transcript BEWA_038010A) — MGSIRTYVYNYLFSRGLGGKVILRMDDTDSSRLKIGSEQDILSGLKWLGLLWDEGLEVSGNYGPYYQSQRNNIYTLYANKLIEEGKAYRCFCTKEEIDSKREKAIENGIPYKYDKLCRKLDDKTLSENLKSNKPYTIRIKSNETYDHDFILLRSNGVATYNFTTSVDDYLMKITHVIRGIEHHDNTLKQKQILEALGCKIPEYIHCSLVLNPNKTKISKRDDNYITVSKLRNEGISPLVLINYLALLGTSYANSGTVYGLDDLVKLFSLDMITNVPIVFDYDRLKWMNKLYITSIDIETFLHELFEHIDFLEENDNLKMDSKSLKLIAERIVCPFKKQTHTYKEFVSIIYNSLAYDAPHFEDLNDKGMITQALNDFKTRIVELTKKCSHSEELYSNFLNVVKELEKLKSAKYNISTIRYMMTGHKSGPPFMEMVKIWKIAEEYKIENFITLRERIAILDSLKIKV, encoded by the exons ATGGGCTCTATTAGGACATACGTTTATAACTACCTATTCTCCCGTGGTTTAGGTGGTAAGGTCATCCTTCGTATGGATGATACGGACAGTTCTAGACTGAAAATTGGTAGTGAGCAAGATATACTATCTGGATTGAA ATGGCTTGGGTTGCTTTGGGACGAGGGGTTGGAGGTATCTGGAAACTATGGCCCTTATTATCAATCACAACGAAATAACATTTACAC GTTATATGCTAATAAGTTAATTGAAGAAGGTAAAGCATATCGTTGTTTTTGCACAAAGGAAGAAATCGATTCTAAACGTGAAAAG gCAATTGAAAATGGAATTCCGTACAAGTATGACAAACTTTGTAGAAAACTGGATGATAAGACTTTGTCCGAAAATTTGAAGAGTAATAAACCATATACTATTCGCATAAA ATCTAACGAGACATACGATCACGACTTTATATTACTAAGATCCAATGGAGTAGCAACGTATAATTTTACTACAAGTGTTGATGACtatttgatgaaaataacaCATGTTATAAGAGGGATTGAGCATCATGATAATACATTAAA ACAAAAGCAAATATTAGAGGCACTTGGTTGTAAAATACCAGAATACATACACTGTTCTTTGGTATTGAATCCAAACAAGACAAAAATAAGTAAACGCGATGATAACTACATTACAGTATCCAAATTAAG GAATGAAGGGATATCTCCGTTGGTATTAATAAATTACTTGGCGTTGCTAGGAACAAGTTATGCAAATTCTGG GACTGTCTATGGCTTAGATGATCTCGTAAAACTATTTTCATTGGATATGATAACCAATGTCCCAATCGTATTTGATTATGATAGACTAAAATGGATGAACAAATTGTATATAACCAGCATTGATATTGAAACATTTTTACACGAACTTTTCGAACATATTGATTTTCTTGAGGAAAACGATAATCTAAAAATGGACTCCAAATCACTTAAACTTATCGCAGAAAGAATTGTATGCCCGTTTAAGAAGCAGACGCACACATACAAAGAATTCGTATCAATCATATACAATAGTTTAGCCTATGACGCTCCACACTTTGAAGATCTAAATGATAAAGGTATGATCACAC AAGCCCTTaatgattttaaaacaagGATAGTTGAGCTTACCAAAAAATG TAGTCATAGTGAAGAATTATACTCTAACTTTCTTAACGTTGTAAAGGAACTTGAGAAACTAAAATCAGCTAAATACAACATAAGTACCATAAGATACATGATGACAGGGCACAAATCCGGTCCTCCATTCATGGAAATG GTaaaaatctggaaaatCGCAGAAGAATATAAGATTGAGAATTTTATAACGCTGAGGGAGCGAATCGCAATTCTAGACAGTCTAAAAATTAAAGTATAA
- a CDS encoding protein kinase domain containing protein (encoded by transcript BEWA_038020A), producing MEKIGEGTYGVVYKAQNNHGEIYALKKIRVEEEDEGIPSTAIREISLLKELHHPNIVWLRDVIHSDKCLTLVFEYLDQDLKKLLDACDGGLEPSTAKSFLYQLLRGIAYCHDHRILHRDLKPQNLLINREGVLKLADFGLARAFAIPVRSYTHEVVTLWYRAPDVLMGSKKYSTAVDIWSVGCIFAEMINGVPLFPGISEQDQLKRIFKILGTPNVNTWPQVVDLPAYNPDFCQYEKQSWNNIIPKLNDAGIDLISRMLQLDPLQRISAKEALLHEYFSDLSERAGYAD from the exons atggaaaagataGGTGAAGGCACCTACGGTGTCGTCTACAAGGCTCAGAATAATCACGGAGAAATATACGCCCTAAAGAAGATCAGagtggaggaagaggatgaaggGATACCAAGTACAG CTATAAGGGAGATAAGCTTGCTAAAGGAATTACATCATCCTAATATCGTTTGGCTAAGAGACGTCATTCATAGTGACAAGTGTTTAACGCTAGTTTTTGAATACCTTGATCAGGATTTGAAAAAGCTTTTGGACGCCTGTGATG GGGGATTGGAACCAAGTACGGCAAAATCGTTTCTTTACCAACTGCTTCGTGGTATAGCATATTGTCATGATCATAGAATATTACATCGGGATTTAAAACCACAAAATCTATTGATAAACAGAGAAGGCGTATTAAAATTAGCCGACTTTGGTTTGGCAAG AGCGTTTGCTATTCCCGTGCGAAGTTATACTCATGAGGTTGTAACACTTTGGTATAGAGCACCAGATGTGTTAATGGGATCCAAAAAATACTCAACAGCAGTTGATATATGGAGCGTTGGTTGCATTTTTGCAG aaatgataaatggCGTACCACTCTTTCCTGGTATATCTGAACAAGACCAACTTAAAAGAATATTCAAGATACTTGGCACACCAAATGTAAATACATGGCCACAAGTTGTTGATCTTCCGGCGTACAACCCAGATTTTTGCCAATATGAAAAACAGTCTTGGAATAATATT ATTCCTAAGCTGAATGATGCCGGTATAGATTTAATCTCTAGAATGTTACAATTAGATCCGCTACAGCGTATCTCTGCCAAAGAAGCATTGTTGCATGAATATTTCAGCGATCTTTCAGAACGAGCTGGATACGCCGACTGA
- a CDS encoding conserved hypothetical protein (encoded by transcript BEWA_038030A) — MTQPDNCNLILKAILKSAGRIPKIYWWEAKDILRKIQKQQRDLVNRHPCVSTWAKLVKCMRRFPHNMQKKCIGEASRHYQCLAANTDWKFEENDTHIKTLESFNIFIKRGEARYPQEIKNLGTGIRK; from the exons ATGACGCAGCCAGATAATTGTAATCTTATACTGAAAGCAATACTGAAATCGGCTGGTCGTATCCCAAAGATATATTGGTGGGAAGCAAAGGATATTTTGCGAAAAATACAGAAACAACAACGTGATTTAGTTAATAGGCATCCTTGTGTATCTACGTG GGCCAAACTGGTCAAATGTATGAGAAGATTTCCTCATAATATGCAAAAAAAATGCATAGGAGAAGCATCGAGACATTATCAATGCCTGGCTGCGAATACG GACTGGAAGTTTGAGGAAAACGACACTCACATTAAGACCTTGGAAAG CTTCAATATATTTATCAAAAGAGGCGAGGCGAGATACCCTcaagaaattaaaaatctGGGAACGGGAATTAGAAAGTGA
- a CDS encoding DnaJ domain containing protein (encoded by transcript BEWA_038040A), whose product MKNYYTILGIAKNATRADIRKAYLQKAKLYHPDLNKSPSAATKFKEISEAYNTLYDVNKRRDYDSSSVFGSSYKYGRTTSYNTGTRQTQYRNTMNEHPFNFDNFEEQFRAEAEQLRRQWQQMEADKIRREAEDMKGWDQAFKFGNFTDAHIFISNLRYLLYLINKILPLVIFPLVLLFYTTKEMISSSNTNRRRIQVVYDSYGRAYSFDTYGRRYRMPEFDKH is encoded by the exons ATGAAAAATTACTACACAATTTTAG GTATTGCGAAAAATGCAACTCGTGCTGATATTAGAAAGGCATATCTGCAAAAGGCAAAGCTTTACCATCCAGATCTAAACAAATCGCCGTCAGCAGCTACGAAGTTCAAGGAAATTAGCGAAGCATATAACACCCTTTACGATGTTAACAAGCGCCGAGATTATGATTCATCCAGTG TTTTTGGCTCATCttataaatatggaaggACTACTTCTTACAACACTGGTACTAGACAAACACAATATCGCAATACTATGAATGAACATCCATTCAATTTTGATAACTTTGAAGAACAGTTTAGAGCAGAAGCCGAACAATTACGTAGACAATGGCAACAAATGGAGGCTGACAAGATTAGA AGAGAAGCAGAAGACATGAAAGGCTGGGATCAAGCGTTCAAATTTGGTAATTTTACTGATGCGCATATATTTATTTCAAACTTGCGCTACCTGTTATACTTGATCAACAAAATTCTTCCTCTCGTTATCTTTCCACTGGTACTCCTATTTTATACTACCAAAGAGATGAT aagtagtagtaaCACCAACCGACGTCGAATCCAGGTCGTCTACGACTCGTATG GAAGAGCATATTCTTTTGATACATATGGCAGGAGATATCG GATGCCAGAATTCGACAAGCATTAG
- a CDS encoding conserved hypothetical protein (encoded by transcript BEWA_038050A) — MNVDESSKSEKTITIIGDSPLQNVPNSVSIKAQPIIATSNIDRIPEYENLGTVIYIWGDNPANKSSAQITHDYWNPTIYKSLSNVKILDVSCSDSHIIFLTCFHTVYTVGRGEYGQLGLGKNIQHVSEPTLVQGLNNIKQIACGSFHSIVLAENGKIYSWGRNDFSGHSKGYATFTPQEILTDSTDTIGGLICKCIAASDMQTIVACDGGTTLYIWGKYFNGEKIPSPKLFYSFTHDSTKEIKVGKYFALILTETGNVFSCGDSTYGEIPGNSGSVHSILIPTQLRNSQFKDIVKIAVGHRHALLVDKHFRVWSFGGNIYGQCGTAPAHHIPPTLIDFNESRFKIRDIYCGPRHSACINHGNQLYTWGHSSCHKLIFTASVDILIQQQRQPGVSINSGFKNCCNQPRLIYSMLHEKITCVGLGPDYTVVISGDGDYTPVVREKLHTQD; from the exons ATGAACGTTGATGAATCGTCAAAATCCGAGAAAACGATCACTATCATCGGAGATTCGCCGCTCCAAAATGTACCAAATTCC GTTTCCATCAAAGCACAGCCAATCATAGCAACGAGCAACA TTGATAGGATTCCAGAATATGAGAATCTGGGAACTGTAATATATATTTGGGGAG ACAACCCAGCCAATAAAAGTAGCGCACAAATTACCCATGATTACTGGAATCCAACCATATACAAAAGTCTAtcaaatgtaaaaatattaGATGTTTCATGTAGTGACTCGCATATAATATTTCTAACGTGTTTTCATACCGTCTATACGGTCGGTCGTGGAGAATACGGACAATTAGGTTTGGGGAAAAATATACAGCATGTCTCTGAGCCAACTCTAGTGCAGGGTTTGAATAATATAAAGCAAATAGCATGTGGTTCTTTTCATTCCATTGTATTGGCTGAAAATGGCAAGATTTATTCTTGGGGTAGGAACGACTTTTCTGGGCATTCAAAGGGTTATGCTACATTCACCCCTCAAGAGATATTGACCGATAGTACCGATACTATAGGAGGCTTAATTTGCAAATGTATAGCAGCTAGCGATATGCAAACAATTGTTGCTTGTGATGGTGGTACTACATTGTACATTTGGGGGAAATATTTTAACGGTGAAAAGATACCATCCCCCAAACtattttattcttttaCCCATGATAGCACGAAAGAAATCAAAGTTGGAAAATATTTCGCTTTAATCCTCACGGAAACTGGAAATGTATTCAGCTGTGGTGATAGTACCTATGGAGAAATTCCAGGAAATTCGGGTTCTGTACATTCCATTCTGATCCCTACACAACTAAGGAATAGCCAATTTAAAGacattgtaaaaatagCTGTTGGTCATAGGCATGCTCTCTTGGTTGATAAACATTTCAGAGTTTGGTCTTTTGGTGGAAACATATACGGTCAGTGTGGCACAGCGCCCGCACACCATATACCTCCAACTCTTATCGACTTTAATGAAAGCAGATTTAAAATACGAGACATTTATTGTGGGCCTAGGCATTCAGCATGCATAAATCATGGAAATCAACTTTATACATGGGGACATTCTTCGTGTCACAAACTTATATTCACAGCATCTGTGGATATATTAATACAACAACAAAGGCAACCTGGAGTCTCTATAAATTCtggatttaaaaattgCTGCAATCAG CCACGCCTAATATATTCAATGCTCCACGAAAAAATCACTTGTGTGGGACTAGGACCAGATTACACAGTGGTCATTTCCGGAGATGGAGACTACACACCTGTCGTAAGAGAAAAATTACACACGCAAGATTAA
- a CDS encoding hypothetical protein (encoded by transcript BEWA_038060A): MAIKTFCSSCVRTHEVAGRDVSAKLYSGDEEFEVVVTQKYDFPLLSYGWFEASRPAYGSIQNDTSSTYSLQSNSNQQNSILDKSLFSNANNHDMLYSLQDNLLEHIYIDIEHIYNKSLNLSLDVLDNMNGIGEDKNILNNEFLDPEDKANADFNDSEPNTSDNGQQNEIPFDNLGGYPSAGKDLNHHKQQDTNQTVTDILTCIEQENTESIQLPENAIVETARFDAGQHGIYTESLQDIPELCNTLHEDMFSQDSEVDVKVYNSYSDLEMPCSDDEGPVQERSLNTMSIDFFNCAIKSQNLKRLAFKLFLKSVSESNNDLQLSPSGIRSEDTEPAKLGIHIEGMRINKVDENTVKRKNRLDLENDFAFLKKKQKHISGFSTPKETLKSLASKCSLIQSHKLKSNSSVMSTGDNPIKSVNYSSVIRNKSARGTINSNYAKSRSSVEKAIMDLSNAEQRHSTYYKKVGSSLDYNTRRGILSNNILSSDSGKAIKNLSGKHGSDDKVFGSNNEESDWCSEMWDSFINVITCRRLKIGHGSFSTVSEAILRSYPSMLSRTGRDADIEMFNKMLELISGHCELCKNTVKYKCAVKSIGDGYPLSRFQYIREKEMMLHFNAHVLKPLSCRVLNDNSCKVYQLLMPRARGDLLTMINGLIKHRTKKGYGIIKLINHKSEKRIIGLFEDEVRFLFLQILSGLSFIQMCFQGDIYRHSDIKLANILVFCEDENIYIPFKWKLALADFGCSILINPTQHLDGSTSFKGLHHSLLKEWTQQLSSQLLSFVRGTVRYNAPEALSYDRNGTKRSNHNPNCISIYKKNHKTLSSIINSNKVDPVSWGLENVDPISSVRSNPSNKISGASENDVAEYFRVDMRADMWSAGIILAELSKFGCNLNISTMVNKSNPDIFESILKSFEGKETTDVPINGEKIKSKIASTLGRGLFCRNTMELRKRLAASKGTPLQHPISDDELNKILASEISSECDVDLQTRIKNLKALFPSFENCKFTSGFWDLLARLLAYNPSDRLMAPEALGHYWFKNSAYLFDIIDDLPCSTFNHLPLQHFYYTKLQIASNGSQINDSSPLKKCEEWLDFNNSDMCFNSLFNYAKVSQTPHAWFSGPVHYRLHKLQSQNIHLPDMVAHICTREACILETREKEIFGSEGYILSRLLDIKSKYNLSWERLLSSHTAHLLGQTILSERTPKIL, from the coding sequence ATGGCTATAAAAACATTTTGTTCTTCTTGTGTAAGAACACATGAAGTAGCCGGTAGAGATGTGTCAGCTAAACTATACTCAGGTGATGAAGAGTTCGAAGTTGTTGTAACTCAGAAATATGATTTTCCATTACTGAGTTATGGATGGTTTGAAGCATCAAGGCCAGCATATGGATCAATACAAAATGACACATCTTCAACATATTCTTTGCAATCCAACTCGAATCAGCAAAATTCAATTTTAGATAAGAGCTTATTCTCAAATGCTAACAACCATGATATGCTATACTCCCTCCAGGATAACTTATTGGAGCACATTTACATTGATATTGAacacatttataataaGTCATTAAACTTATCGCTAGATGTTTTGGATAATATGAATGGAATAGGAGaggataaaaatattttaaataatgAGTTCTTAGACCCAGAGGATAAAGCTAATGCGGATTTCAATGATTCTGAGCCAAATACATCTGATAACGGGCAACAGAATGAGATACCTTTTGACAATCTTGGTGGATATCCAAGCGCTGGTAAGGATTTGAATCACCACAAACAGCAAGATACAAATCAAACTGTAACTGATATTTTAACTTGTATTGAACAAGAGAACACGGAATCAATACAACTACCAGAAAATGCAATAGTGGAAACAGCGAGATTTGATGCGGGTCAACACGGAATATATACTGAGTCTTTGCAAGATATCCCCGAGTTGTGTAATACACTTCATGAGGATATGTTCTCACAGGATTCTGAGGTTGATGTAAAGGTCTATAACTCCTACTCGGATTTGGAGATGCCATGTTCTGATGATGAGGGCCCAGTACAAGAGCGTTCCTTGAATACAATGTCTATAGATTTTTTTAATTGTGCAATAAAAAGCcaaaatttaaaaagaCTGGCGTTTAAATTATTTTTGAAGTCGGTAAGTGAGTCCAATAATGACTTGCAATTATCTCCATCTGGAATTAGATCTGAAGATACAGAACCAGCTAAATTGGGGATCCACATAGAAGGAATGAGAATAAATAAGGTTGATGAGAATACTGTAAAAAGAAAAAACAGACTcgatttggaaaatgattTTGCATTCTTGAAAAAAAAACAGAAACACATATCCGGATTTTCTACACCAAAGGAAACGTTGAAGAGTTTAGCATCAAAATGCAGTCTAATACAAAGTCATAAACTAAAATCTAACAGTAGTGTGATGTCTACAGGTGATAATCCTATAAAATCGGTCAATTATTCATCTGTTATTCGTAATAAGTCTGCAAGAGGAACTATTAATTCAAATTATGCTAAAAGCAGGTCTTCTGTTGAGAAAGCTATAATGGATCTTTCTAATGCAGAACAAAGACATTCTACATATTATAAAAAGGTTGGATCTTCGCTAGATTATAATACTCGTAGAGGAATATTGTCAAACAACATCCTTTCTTCAGATTCCGGTAAGGCAATAAAAAATTTATCTGGTAAACATGGCTCAGATGATAAAGTTTTTGGCTCCAATAATGAGGAATCTGACTGGTGCTCCGAGATGTGGGATtcttttataaatgtaataACCTGTAGGCGACTAAAAATAGGCCACGGATCATTCTCAACTGTATCAGAAGCGATACTAAGATCATACCCATCTATGTTATCTCGAACAGGCAGAGACGCAGACATTGAAATGTTTAATAAAATGTTGGAGTTGATATCTGGCCATTGCGAATTGTGTAAAAATACggtaaaatataaatgtgCTGTTAAATCTATAGGTGACGGGTACCCCCTCTCACGATTCCAATATATTAGGGAAAAGGAAATGATGttacattttaatgctCACGTATTAAAACCATTATCTTGCCGCGTTTTGAATGATAATTCATGTAAAGTATACCAGCTGCTTATGCCTAGAGCCCGCGGTGATTTATTAACTATGATCAACGGGCTCATCAAACATCGGACAAAAAAAGGGTATGGAATTATAAAATTGATCAACCATAAAAGTGAAAAGCGAATAATTGGACTATTCGAAGATGAAGTTCGATTTTTATTTCTTCAGATATTGAGTGGACTATCCTTCATCCAAATGTGCTTTCAGGGCGATATTTATAGACACTCTGATATTAAACTGGCCAATATATTGGTTTTTTGCGAAGATGAGAATATTTATATACCATTTAAATGGAAACTCGCTCTTGCCGATTTTGGTTGTTCTATATTGATTAATCCCACGCAGCACCTGGATGGCTCTACCTCATTTAAGGGATTGCATCATTCCCTTTTGAAAGAATGGACGCAACAGTTATCATCGCAGCTTTTGTCCTTTGTTAGGGGTACTGTTAGATATAATGCTCCCGAAGCATTATCATATGATCGCAATGGCACAAAAAGAAGCAATCATAATCCGAATTGCATTTCaatttacaagaaaaaCCACAAGACATTGTCATCAATAATAAATTCTAATAAAGTGGACCCTGTTAGTTGGGGGTTGGAGAATGTGGATCCAATTTCATCAGTGAGGTCTAACCCTTCGAACAAAATTAGTGGAGCATCGGAAAATGATGTGGCAGAATATTTTAGGGTAGATATGAGAGCGGATATGTGGTCGGCTGGCATTATTCTTGCCGAACTCTCCAAGTTTGGATGTAACCTGAACATTTCAACTATGGTAAATAAATCGAATCCTGATATATTTGAAagtattttaaaaagttttgaaggaaaagaaacCACAGATGTTCCTATAAATGGTGAAAAGATTAAATCTAAAATTGCTTCAACGTTAGGAAGGGGTTTGTTTTGTCGTAATACTATGGAATTACGCAAAAGATTAGCAGCTAGTAAGGGCACACCATTGCAACATCCCATAAGCGATGATGAACTCAATAAAATATTAGCATCAGAAATAAGTAGCGAGTGTGATGTAGATTTGCAAACTAGAATTAAGAATTTGAAGGCATTGTTTCCTTCGTTTGAGAATTGTAAGTTTACTAGTGGCTTTTGGGATTTATTGGCTAGATTGCTAGCATATAATCCATCAGATAGGCTCATGGCACCCGAAGCATTAGGACACTATTGGTTTAAGAATAGTGCTTATTTGTTTGATATAATTGATGATTTACCGTGTTCTACATTTAATCACCTACCTCTTCAACATTTTTACTACACAAAACTTCAAATAGCTTCTAACGGATCTCAGATCAATGATTCTTCTCCACTAAAAAAATGCGAAGAATGGCTGGATTTTAACAACTCTGACATGTGTTTCAATAGCCTATTCAATTATGCAAAGGTATCTCAGACTCCACATGCCTGGTTTTCTGGTCCTGTGCATTATCGCTTGCATAAACTACAGAGTCAAAACATTCATTTACCTGATATGGTTGCGCATATTTGCACGCGTGAAGCTTGTATTTTGGAGACACGTGAAAAGGAAATTTTTGGCTCGGAGGGTTACATTTTATCCAGATTGTTAGACATAAAGTCTAAATACAATTTATCCTGGGAACGATTATTATCATCGCACACTGCACATTTGTTAGGACAAACTATACTATCGGAAAGAACTCCTAAgatattgtaa